A genome region from Hevea brasiliensis isolate MT/VB/25A 57/8 chromosome 7, ASM3005281v1, whole genome shotgun sequence includes the following:
- the LOC110670103 gene encoding protein E6, giving the protein MASFGKHLFFYFLLVLFSSSLIHARESKFFSKFTHYSITNNAKESNLSPIEAPAPTPAVALAPTPTTAPAPAPIYTLSEIGDHGLYGHGSGLFPPTKETTTENELLNEEFDGETYEKAYQTSNFNNNNGNYNYNNGYKLASESHETGNQNNYNGYTGRYNNNGYELASGSYEKGYNQNNRNSYTSNYNVNNGYLTDQRQGMSDTRFMEGGKYYYNVKNENSYYPANIYAPRKVSTQNQGYYGNSENQNEFNSMEFENQELYDEDSQEESLP; this is encoded by the coding sequence ATGGCTTCTTTTGGTAAACATTTGTTTTTCTACTTCCTTCTAGTTCTCTTCTCCTCTAGTCTAATCCATGCTAGAGAGAGCAAGTTCTTTAGTAAGTTTACCCATTATAGCATCACAAACAATGCTAAAGAGAGTAATCTTTCACCCATTGAAGCACCTGCGCCAACCCCAGCTGTAGCATTAGCCCCAACACCAACAACAGCACCAGCACCAGCACCAATCTACACTCTGAGTGAAATTGGTGATCATGGCCTCTATGGTCATGGTTCTGGCCTTTTTCCTCCAACAAAGGAGACTACAACAGAAAATGAGCTCTTGAATGAAGAATTTGATGGCGAAACGTATGAGAAAGCGTATCAAACTAGCAACTTCAACAACAACAATGGAAATTACAACTACAATAATGGCTACAAGCTTGCCAGCGAAAGCCATGAGACAGGAAATCAAAACAATTACAATGGCTACACTGGAAGGTACAATAACAATGGATATGAGCTTGCTAGCGGTAGCTATGAGAAAGGATATAATCAGAACAACAGGAATAGCTACACCAGCAACTACAACGTTAACAATGGCTACTTGACTGATCAGCGACAAGGAATGAGCGATACAAGATTTATGGAAGGTGGCAAGTACTATTATAATGTGAAGAATGAGAATTCTTATTATCCTGCTAATATTTATGCGCCAAGGAAGGTAAGTACTCAAAATCAAGGTTATTATGGAAATTCTGAGAACCAAAATGAGTTCAACTCTATGGAGTTTGAGAACCAAGAGTTATACGATGAGGATAGCCAAGAGGAGTCACTGCCttga